The nucleotide window TTCCGCGATTTCGTGCTGAAGCTGTTCCACGTAGTGCGCGGGGGCAGCCTGCTTGCGCTGCGGAAATGGCAGTTCGAAGCGCTCTTCGTCGAAGCGATAGGTTGGCAATTCGGCGGGCGGAGGCGCGTTTCCATACATCTTGCTCCATGCGACGGCATGTCCGGCGCTGTAAAGGTGCGCGCACGCATGGGCGAATCCGGTCATTTCGGATTCCTCGTCACCGTCGGGGCCATCGGCGAGCGATGAGATCGCGCATTGCCAATCTCCCGACGCCTTGGCGCGTGCCAGTTTCGAAAGCGCTGCGCCAGGCCCGACTTCGATAAACGTGGTCCTGCCGTCCGACGCAAGATGCAGCGCCTGCGCGAATCTCACCGGCTGTTCCACGAGATCGAGCCAGTGTTCGACGTTCGCTAGCTGCGCGGTTGCGGGTTGCCCGGTCAGCGTCGATACGATCGGGATGCGCGCGGGCGCGAGCGTCAAGGACTCGAGCGCCCGCCGGAACGCGTCGCGCATCGATCTGAGCATCGGCGAGTGGCCGGGGGTGTCGTAGGTCTTCAGCAACGAAACGCGCTTGCCCGCGGCCGTCATGGCGTCCTGCACTTGCGCCACTGCTTCCTGGGTACCGCTTACGACGGTCTGCTCGGGTCCGTTCACGCCCGCGACGAACAGGTTCGTGCCGAACTCGAACTGCCGCGATAGTTCTTCGACACCGGCGGCCACCGCGAGCATCGCGCCGCGCGGCGTCTGCGTATCGAACAGACGGCCGCGCGCCTCGACGGCCTTCAGGCCGTCCGCGAGCGTCATGACACCACCGATCACGGCTGCGACATGCTCGCCAAGCGAATGCCCGATCAGGAGGTCGGGCCGCTGCCCCAGTTCCATCCATGTGCGAGCCAGTGAATAGCAGACGACGAAATGCGCAAGCTGGCCCGGATGATGGCGCACCGCCGCCGGATCGCGGCCAAGAATCGCGTCGAGCACGTCGCGCGCGGTCTGTACTTCGAGTTCGCTAAAACAGGCGTCCGCAAATTGCCTGAAGATCCAGTTGCCGCTATAGAGTTCAGCGCCAACGCCCGGTTGCCACGCGCCTTGCCCGGGGAACAGAAAAGCAAGCCGCTGTTTTTTGGGCGCGTCGCCCGCGTGCCATTTACCGGACGGGCTGGCATTGAGGAAATCGTCCATGGCGTCGATAAAGTCCTGTCGGGTCGTACCGACGAGTGCAACGCGATGCGTGAAATGGTCGCGTCTGACGCTTGCCGTATGACAGATGTCGCGCAGCGGCATCGCGGTATCGACAAGACATTCGCGATACGCCGACGCGAGCCGCTCTCTTGCTTGCGGCGAGCGGCCCGACAGCGTCAGCACGCGTTCGCGCTCGACGCTGGCGACCGCCGCATCGGCGCCGCTTTCATGCGTCGCGAGGATCAGATGGACATTGGTGCCCGTAATGCCGAAGCCGCTGACGCCGACCATCGGCTTGCCGCCCTCGAGCGGCCTGCCGTGCTGCGGAATTTCAAGCTGCGCGCCTTCCCAGCGGAAGCGCGGATTCGGCGTCGAAAAGTTCACCTGGGCCGGCACGTAGCGATTACGCAGAATCAGTATCGCCTTGATGATCGCCGCCATGCCGGCGGCGCCTTCGAGGTGGCCCACCTGAGCCTTGACAGAACCGACAAGGATTGCGTTTTGCCTTGCAACCGATTGCGTGTAGACGTTGCGCAACGCCGACAGTTCGATCGGATCGCCCAACGAGGTGCCCGTGCCGTGCGCCTCGACGTATGCGACTTCTTCGGGGCGTGCGCCGGCGCGCGCGAGCGCGTGGCGGATCACCGCTTCCTGAGCGGCGCCATTGGGCGCGGTCAGCCCATTGCTCGCGCCGTCGCTATTGATCGCGGAGCCGGCCAGCACCGCGTCGATGCGATCGCCATGCGCGTGCGCATCTTCAAAACGCTTCATGACGACGACTCCACCGCCTTCGCCGCGGATATAACCGTCGGCGTCCGCGTCGAACGGGCGGCAGTGTCCCGAGGCGGACATTGCCTGCAAGCGTGCGACGCCGATCGTCTCCTCGGGCCCGAGAATCAGATTGATGCCGCCCGCGATTGCGATATCGCAATCGTCCGCGCGCAGGCTTTGCGCGGCGAGATGGATCGCAACCAGCGACGACGAGCAGGTCGTATCGACGAACAGCGCGGGGCCGCTAAAGCCGAACAGATGGGCGACGCGTCCGGGCGCCATTGCGCGAAGATTGCCGAGCTTCGAATACGTGGTGATGCCGGCCGGATCGCCCGACCATATCGTTCTGCGGCCGTAGTCGGCTTCGCCGGTCGTCATGAAAAGACCGACTCGCTTGCCGCGCAACTCGCTCGGCACAAGTCCCGCGCTTTCGAGCGCCGCCCACGTCAATTCGAGCATCCATCGTTGTTGCGGATCCGTTTCCAGCGCTTCCGCTTCGGATGTGCGAAAGAACTTGCGGTCGAAGCGAAACGGATCGTCGACGTAACCGGCCACACGCGAATAGGTCGTGCCGGGTGCATCGGGGTCGGGCGAATAATAAGCGTCGATATCGAAACGCTCGCGCGGCGTTTCGCAAATCGCCGATCGTCCCGAGTTCAGAAACGCCCAGTAAGCGGCTGCCGTCGAGGCGGCCCCGGGAAACCGGAACGACATGCCGATAATGGCCAGCCGTCCGGCGTTTGCTTTGGAATTTTCCATGCTGTTCTCGCTACTCGATGGCGCACCGAAGGACGGTACTTTTGCCGCTTTCGCCGCTCATGCGCGACGCGCCGCGTCGAGATCGTCGCTGCTGCTGGCCTGCACGAGCACGGCCATATTTCCGGGCAAATGCAGGTTGTTGCGGATCTTCGCGTGGGCCTCGGGCAACCGGTTCCATGGAAAGACTTCGGACAGGCACGGGTCGATGCGGCCGCTCATCACAAGCCGGTTTGCCTGCGCGGCCTCCTTAAGGTTGGCGAAATGGCTGCCTTGAATCCGCTTCTGACGCATCCAGATGTATCGTGCGTCGCAGGTGAGGTCGTAGCCGCTCGTCGCTGCACAAAACACGACCATGCCGCCGCGCTTGACGACGTAGCAGGAAGCGGCGAACGTGTTGCGGCCCGGGTGTTCGAACACCATGTCGACATCGCGCTTTTCGCCTAGCGCTTGCCAGATCGCCTTGCCGAATTTCTTGACGCCGTCGATATAAGCGGCGTATTCGGCGGTCGAGTCGATGGCTGGCGGCGCGCCCCAGCATGAGAACTGCGAGCGATTGATCACACCCACCGCACCGAGGCTTTTGACGAATTCAGCCTTGGAGTCGTCCGACACCACGGCAACGGGGCGTGCGCCTGCCAATGCGGCGAGCTGGATCGCCATCGTGCCGAGCCCGCCCGCGGCGCCCCATATGAGGACCGATTGTCCGGGCCCGAGCACATGCGGCTTGTGGCCGAAGAGCATGCGGTAAGCGGTCGCGAGCGTCAGCGTGTAGCACGCACTGGCCGACCACGTCAGGTGTTTGGGGCGCGGCATCAGTTGCGTCGCCTGAACGCGCGAGAATTGCGCAAACGAACCGTACGTGGTTTCGTATCCCCAGATACGTTGCGAGGGCGAGAGCATCGGGTCGCCGCCATTGCATTCCTCATCGTCGCCGTCGATTTGCGAACAATGCGCAATCACTTCGTCGCCGACTTTCCATGCCCGCACATTGGATCCGACTGCCCACACGATGCCGGCTGCATCCGAGCCAGTGATGTGATAGGGATCGTCATGCAGATCCAGAACGGAGAACGGTTGACCGAGCGCGGCCCAGACACCGTTGTAGTTGACGCCTGCGGCCATCACGAGAATGAGCACATCGTTTGCGCCGATCGAGGGCACATCGACGATTTCCTTCGTGAATGCCGTTTGCGGTTCGCCATGGTTTTCACGGCGTATCGTCCACGCATGCATCTTGCGTGGGACACGGCCTAACGGGATCGGCTGGCCGATCTCGAACAGTTCGGGCTGGTCCGTGATCGAATCGACGACAAGATCTAACAGTTCGGTATCCATATGTGTGTCACCAGGAATTTCTGATTACCGCTTTAGTTGAGCTTCACGCAGCTGCCATGCCACCGTCCACCGAAAGCGCGGTGCCTGTGATGAATGAGGACGCATCACTGGAAAGGAACACGACCGCTTGCGCCATTTCATCTTCGGTGCCGAGCCGGCCGATCGGATGAAATCCTTTGATCTGATCGGTCATGCCGGTCTCTTCGAGAAATTTCTCGACCATCGCCGTGGCGACGAAAGCGGGGCAGATCGCGTTGACTCTGATCTGCTGTTTCGCATATTCAAGCGCCGCGGCTTTAGTGAGTCCGATAATTCCGGCTTTGGAGGCGTGGTAGCCGCATCCGCCGAATGCGGACGCAACGAGTCCATAGGTCGACGACATGTTGACGATCGATCCGCCACCGGCCTTGAGCATCTCGGGAATCTCGTATTTCATCGACAGGAACATTCCCTTGAGGTTGGTCCCCACGACGTAGTCCCACGTCGACTCGTCGGTCTCGGCGACTGGTTTGCCGAACACCTCGACTCCTGCATTGTTGAACGCGATGTCAAGCTTGCCGAACGCGTCGACGGTCCGCGCGACTGCGTTTGCGCAGTCGTCGGCTTTCGATACATCCGTTTTAACGAAAATGGCCTCGCCGCCCGACTTGCGGATCGCGTCGACAACGTCTTGCCCTTCCTTCTCGCGCCGCGATGCGACGGCGACCATGGCGCCTTCTTTCGCAATCAGCAAAGCAGTTGTCCGTCCGATTCCTGAACTTCCGCCGGTAACGAGCGCAACCTTTTCCCGAAGCTTCTGCAAAGGATTCTCCTGGTTATGGTGATGCGAGCGGTCCTTGCTAAGAACCGTTAAAGGAACCGCCCGAACGATTCTATTAGCGCCGTTAAGAGCAGCGATCGAACTTCACAAAAGTTCAGATTTCTGACGAACAGGACGAACCTCACGCGACTGCTAATCGAGTACGATGGCTTCGCCATGGATGAATAGCGTTTGAACAGTCGAACAGAAAATAGAGGCAGTCTGAATGCGGCAACAGGAAAGAGAGTCGAACCCGATGCGCGATTCACGTAGCGCACCAGAGCATCGAGGCTCGATGTACGAACGCGGCATGGCGGTCATCCGCACGATAGGCGACGAGGGATTCGACAGCCTGAGCGCGGCGTTGGATCGCCTCGATCCGGACTTCAAGCGATTGCTTGTCGAAGGGGGGTATGCCGAAATCATTGCCCGTCCCAAGCTCGCGCTCAAGCATCGTGAACTCGTTACCGTCGCTGTGCTAGCTACGATGGGCAACGCTGATTCCGCGTTCAAATATCATGCGAGCGGCATGTTGAATACGGGATGGTCGGCCGAAGAATTGCTCGAGACCGTATTGCACACATCGGTCTACGCTGGAATTCCCGTGGCGTTAGCCGGCATTCGCATGGTTTGCGTCATGCTTGCCGAGCGAGGCATCGATGTTACGCATAAGAAATCTCCGTTCGTGCGCGAGGTGGCATTGCGCGAAACAAACCTGGCGCAATGGCTGCGCAGTCAGCATGAACAATTCGATTCGCTGCCTGCGGAGCTACGCCAAGTATTCGCCAATGTCGCGTATGGCACCGCCTTGAACAGGCCCGCGCTATCGATCAAGGATCGCCAGCTTGCGACGTTGGCCATCACCATGGCTTGCGAAAATCGGTGGTCTGCCGTCAGACTGCACCTCAGGGCCTGCGTTCGGCTCGGCTGGACGCGCAGCGAGTTGACTGAAGTGCTGATCCAGCTGACGGGTTATATCGGCTGGCCGCTCGTTCTTCCCATTACAAGAATTGCGTTGGACGTTTTCGACGAGGCCACAGGCGGAGACTCATACGACGGAGCGGTGGCGTCTCAGGCGGCTGAGCAGGTCGAGGTGCGAATGGCACACCAGCCTGCAGACAAATTGTCCGCTTTCGCCTTGCCGCAAGACATAGCGGACCTATCGCCGCTCATTGCTCAATACCTCGCGCAGATGGGATCGACAACCAGCCGGTTCGATTCGGTCGAAGCAGCTCGAGCTTCACGGCTTTCGGATGTTGCATGCCTGACGTGTCTTGCGCGAAACGCAGACGCGGAGGTTCTGGGTGCGCATGTGAGGGAAGCGCTAGTGCTCGGCGCGTCGAGGCGCGATGTTGTCGACGCGATACTGAGCGCGTTACCTCATGCCGGCGTGCTTGCCGTGGAGTATGGCTTCAACGTGGCAAGCAGGATTTTCGCAACGATAGGCGTAAGTGAGCAGGCAGAAAGCAAGTTTTCCTGAATGAAAGACGAATGAACGACAAACGAGCGAAAGGGACATCAAGCGATGAATGAGGCTGGCGGATACGATCTCGAAGACCTGGTAGTGGGCATGAATGCGCGCTTCACGAAGACGCTGTCGGAGCGGGACGTCTTCCTGTTTGCCGGCGCTTGCGGCGACCGGAACCCTGTGCATTTCGACGAAGAGTATGCGAAGCGAACGCGATTCGGCGGTCGTATCGCGCACGGCATGCTGTCGGCGTCCGTTATTTCCGCCGCCATTGCTGCGCATCTGCCAGGCCCCGGCTCCATTTATCTTTCGCAAAACCTGAGCTTTCGGCGTCCCGTCAGGATCGGCGAAACGGTTTGCGCAATGGTTACGGTCAAGGAGATACTGACGGGCCGGCGGCGCGCGGTACTCGAGACGAGATGCGAGGTAAACGGCATCGTCGTGGTGGATGGCGATGCCGTTGTCATGCCTACGTCGTCGGCCGAACGTGCGCAAGAGCAGTCTCGAATGCAGGGTGCGGAAATCGCGGGGTTCGCGCAGACATCCGGTTAGCGGTCGCCAGACCTCCATCGACGAGATGGATCGACCCCTCGCGGTCTGGTTTCGAGATCTCGTTTTTACGCTTTGCGCAGTCCTTCGCCGCGATGTACGGCGTGCTTGCCGCTTTTTTCGCTCGCCACCTCATAGTGCGGGTCGTCCTTCGATGCGGCCACCGCATGACCGGCGAACGTCGTACGTTGCGTGATCATGCGCACGATCTCGCCATAGGTCGTGCCTTGAGGCGTGTTCCAGCTCACGCGGTCGTGAGTTTTAAAGCGTTCGCTCATTGCTGTCTCCCGGTCACGAATCGATGCTTCGCTTCAGCGGACGATGGACCATTTGATTTCCAGAGCGCCCGCTGCCGCTGCCGCTTCCTGTAGTGGCGGCACGCGTTTCAGATCTGGCTGGCTGTGCCAATGGACCTCGAAACGCTCTTCGATGCGCCTGCTGACCGTTTGTGACGCGCTCTCCACTACATTGATCGTGCAGCCCTGCTTCGCAAGCGATTGAACGAGTGCATCTCTGGAAAACAGGCCCTTATCGTAGACGACGGTCAATTCGGCTTGAGTGTCGCGCGGAATGCGATCTTCGACGGCCTTGAGAAACCAGAGCACCACGATTCCGAGCACGGTGCCGATTGCGCCGAGTGCCAGCTGACCGCCGCCGAAACGCAGACCGATGACGGTCACAAACCACATCGTGGCGGCTGTCGTCACCCCTTTGACGAGTCCATCCTTGCGAAGGATCGCGCCCGCGCCGATAAAGCCGACGCCGGACAGAATGCCGAGCGGCAAACGCATCAGATCGAGCGTAACGAACGACGAGGGCGCTTTCCCGGCTTGCGATAGCAGTGCATTGACCTGCAGCATCGCGAGGCACGCGGCGAGGCAAACTAGCAATGTCGTTCGCAGCCCGGCGACTTTTCCGGACTCGCCGCGGTTAAAGCCGATCAGCAAGCCGGCAATAACGGCAAGCCCGATACGGATCAATACGTCTCGCCAATCGAGCGTGAGCGGCATCACTCCCGGCATCACTCCCATTTGGCAACTCCTTTTTACAACAGATGATCACTACGCCAAGTGGTTCGCGCGATCGGCCCGACCGGGCGTTGCGCGAAGCATATGCCGCCGCCAGAACGGTGCCGCTGCGCAGAGTTTCTTCTATTTGGGCCGCAGCAGACGGCGCAGCTTGTCGCCTCACAGCGCGTTGGCGACGGTGCAGGGCGCGGACCAAAACAGCATCCGCGCCACTACAGCGGGTTGTTGAGCCGTCCGAGCCGGAGCGGCGAGATCCCGGCCTAGAGACCTTGCACATCCGTCCCTTGACGTTGCGCAGCGGAGCTGCTCCCAAGCGGCGCTTCGGACCAGTACGGCTGGCGGTTGTAATACTGATGCATCTGCGCGCCCCATGTGGAATCCGCCATCGACGGCCAGTGGTCCTTGTCGAAGCCTGGATCGTCCTTGATGCGTTGCGCTGCAATATCGACGCGGAAGCACTTTTCCGCGGTGTCTAGCGTGAGCGCGTTCCATGGAATAGCGTGCAGCGTGGAGCCCATGCCGAGAAAGCCGCCTTCGGACAGCACCGCATACGCGACGCGGCCGCTGCGCACATCGAGCATGATGTCCGAGATCTTGCCGACGTGCTCGCCATCCGACGTTATGACCTTGTTGCCGTCTAGCGTAGCTGCGGCCATGACGTCCGGACCCGGGCCTTCGCCGACTCCACCGCCTACGATTTCTGCGCCTGAGTTGGATGCGCCTTGCGGGTTAAGCGTGCTCATAATATCGTCCCTCCCTGGGAATGGGGTTGCGTGGGTGCTGCGTCATTCAAAGCGCAAACGCTATGCCCAACTCGCGCATTCGGCAGTCACTGCTCGTGGGCGATTTCCTTTTCAACGGCGGCCGGGCTGTCGTAGTTGCGGTCCGGCAGGCGGCTCACGATGTCGACGATGTCGGTGCTCGCGTGGTTTCGGCGCGTCTGTTCGACGAGCTTTTCGCGTGTCGTCGGATAGCGGACGCCGGACAGCGCCTTCTGGATATCGATCGGGTTCGGCTGGCCCGGATGCCGATGGTCTTGCGCGTGCGTAGGGTGTTGTGACACGGGTTCCTCCTTGCGTTGACGGAAAGGATTGGCCTACCTCGCATTTTGCTGGCAGTAGCACATGCGTCGGGCCGCATATCGCATGCCGCAGTGCGGCGGTTTTCCGTTCAGCCGTCCTCCCGCGTCGCGCGTCAAGGCGACGCGCTCCGGCAAGCCATCGAGCAGGCGGGGCGCCTTTGTACGAAATCTGTGTGTTACGTACACGAGCCGACACTTTACGTCAGTGTTTTGCTTTCCTAGTCTTGTCCGAAGATAAAATCAGTCTCGTATGTGTATGCAATGCCGCAGATTCCGACATGCTCTCGTCCGCATGTCTTTGCGGCATCGCTTTGAGCGGCCTTCACGGCGCGGCTCCGAAGCGGTCCTATGCGGCCGCTTTTTTTGGGGCCGACGGGAAAGAACGTTTTGCTCATGGATGAAGTTGCCGGTATCTCAGGACCTTCGCCGAACCCGCGAGGTCATGGGCCACAATGCGGTGTCCGGTGCCGGATCCGCACCTTCCCGACACTATTAACGATGCCCTTGCCGTGCCGCTTTTTGCGTAAGTGCAAACGCGTTCTCCGCGTAGACATGCGCCGTCACTCCTTCCCCGCCGCTCCCCCCTCATGGCGGCAAATCACATCATCGACATAGTCCTCCTCGACCGGTTCGCAGATAAAAAACCCTTGACCTTCGATATCGATATCAGGCAGCGCTTTAGCCCAGGCGAACTGTTCCTTCGTTTCGAGCCCCGTCAGCACGATTCGTTTGCCGTGGTTCTGAGTCAAACGCACAAGCGTTTCAACCATGCGCTGCGACTCGCCGTTCACACGCACCTGCCTGATTAACGACCGGTCGAACTTCACCGTATCGACGGGCAATTGCTGCAGCAGCGTGAGTGAATTGAACCCCGATCCGAAATCGTCGAGCGCAACGCGCACGCCGATCGCCTGAACTGCATGAATCGCATCGACCAGCCAGTCGAGCTGGTCCGGATGCACGACGCCGGTCAGTTCGATTTCAAACCGGCACGGTCTTACGCCAAGCGACGAGAACAGTGCCTTGAGGCGGCCAGGCAAGTCTTTGCGGCCGAGTTCCGCGGCCGACAGATTGATCGCGAGAGACAGATGCTCGCGGCCCTCCATCTTCCACTGCACAAGCGTTTGTGCCGCACGGGAAATGAGCAGATCGGTGAATCTTCCCGCAAGGGACGAGTCTTCGACGACGGTGATGAAGTACGCAGGCTCGAGTATGCCGCCTCCAGGATGCTGCCATCTGATCAGATACTCGAAGCCGGACAGCCGGTTTTGCTGCAATCTCAACTTCGGCTGCAGCACAAAGAAAAACTCGTTTTGGCCGAGACCACGTTCCGCATCGCTGACCAGAGTGAATGTGTTTCGTATTGGCGAAGTTTGTCGCATTGGTGTTCCGCTTCATCTGATGCGGTTAAATTGCGCAGCGAACCGCGCATCGTCTCCCAAATGCAAGGCTTGGCGCTCCACCCGGCGCGTCATTTTTTTGGCCGGCGTTTGTCTATCGCTTCAAACACGGGATGGAAGCTGGCTTGTTCCAGTTCAAGGCACGCCTTTTCGGAGAATCAATTTAATAATTCTTTGCGCTGCAACGACAGCCTGCCGCTGCCTCCTGCTGTTCTCCAGCAGTGACCGTATGAAAATAGAACATTACGTGATTTCCGGTTAATATGGAAAACCCTGCAAAGAAGCGTCGCACATCCTTGTTTAAAATGGTGCACGCGAGCAGCGCGCCCAAAAAGAATATTTTACATGGGAAATCTTCGAAAAAAACCAGCGTGCGCGGCACATCGACCCATGCAACGACTCATTCGTCACAATTGTTCACATTTGTAAGTTATCGTATTCCGTATGGTACGTGCACTTGTCTAGACGACAGGGTGCAGCAAGTCACCTGTTCTAGTGGACTCTGGAGCTCCTGCCGTGCCGGTAAGTATTGATATTGAAAGATTTTTGTGCGCAAGAGAGCGGTCGGCGCCCGAGGTCTAAAGTTCGCCGGCCGGCACGCGGGATGGGCGTCGGCGAGCCGGAAAACACATAACCTGCTTATCATGTGCGTCAAACAAGGCTCGCACGGTGCGTGGCGCATAAGCAACCTCGCACGGTGCCCTTAAAATATGTTAGATATATATAACGATATCAAGGATAAATCGATATATCCTATTCTTGTTATTTCAGAATAAGTAGCAAGAGAACGGATAAAAAAGAAAGATGAAATTTATGGGAAAAGGCGTCAAAGAAATGGCTCAAAATTGTCGCATGAACTTTTGGTCACTTATGCATCGACGCCAATGACCCGGCGTTCGAATCTGAAGCGCGACTGCGGCTGGCTGGCAATGGCACTGATGGTGCTTTGCTGGTGCGTTACATCGGCTCATCTGTTTCGTGGTGCGGACCTTGTGTTCTTCGATACCGCGTTGCGTGTCGCGCACCCGGCAGCGGCGAGCACGACAGTTCGTCCCATAGACGACACGTTCCAGCTGATGTTCAACGAAGGGGTCGTTCCGCTGGTGTGCGTGATGCTATATCTGCTTAGTCCCCGCACCGGTCTTCTCATGTCCGTCATGCTCGTCGCGATGATGGTCGGCGGTTCGATTGCGGTGCTGAAATACGAGCATCTTTTTCTGTCGCCTTGCGTGGGTATTTTCACGTGCGCCATTGCAAATCCGCTTTGGGCCTGGCGGCGCATCGAGGCGCTACTGCGCTACCTGTCGAGCGAAGCGGAGAAGGGCGCCAAAGAGCCGTCGCTGCGGGAGGAGACGAGGCCCGCGAAGTTCCTCGACGATCCGGTCCAGCGGCGCCTGCATTCAATGGCGTCGCTGTTCGACCGGCTTCGGCGGCATCGCGAGTTCATTTCCGAATGGGTCGACAGTCTTCCCGAGGCAACCCTCGTGACCAACGCCGCAGGGGAAGTGATCCTCGCAAACGAGCGCGTCAACGCGCTATGCCAACGTTCCGGATTGCGCATTGCGGAGCGCGGTTCGGTGGCCGGCCGGCCCGTTTCGGACGTTCTGTTCGAGATCACCGCGTCGCACCGCGCAATCGAGTTTGCATCGCAGGCGCTCGCACTGTTTGCGCTCTGGTCCAGTGACGACGATCCGCCCGCTTATGGCGAATCGATGTTCGCGCAAGGAATCGAGATCACGAATGCACGAAATGGGCGCTCGCTCCTGCTCAAATGCGCGCAGATCAAACCGTCGAAAGGCCGCGAGGGCGCGTTGATTTTTCATGTCGCCGATGTCTCCTCGGTGCGCATGGCCGAGCGTCAGCGCGATACCGCGCTGCGGTTTCTGTCGCACGATATGCGTTCACCGCAGGCCGCGATTCTGGCGCTCGTCGAACAGATGCAGCAGGCCCCTGCGCGTTTCACCGCTCGGGAATTTGCGACGCTGGTTGGCCAGTACGCGACGTCCGCCCTGAACCTGGCCGACGATTTCCTCTTTCTTGCACGGGCCGAAAGCTTGCCGCCGAAATTGGCCCCGGTCGATCCGGCGCTCGTACTTGGGGACGCAATCGACGACCTCTGGCCGCAGGCGACGGCAAGATCGACGACCGTCAACCTCGCGGCGGAGCCGGGCAGAAGCACCATTGCCGACGTTCAGCTATTGCGCCGCGCGTTTGCGAATCTGATCGGCAATGCGATCAAGTTCAGCCCGCGTTATTCGACCGTCGACGTGCAGCTCGCGGAAACGGACCATCACCTGAAGATCTCGGTGATCGATCGCGGCGTCGGCATTCCCGAACATGAGAGAAAGGCGCTCTTTCAGGAATTCAGCCAGCTTGATGAGAAGTTCTCGAGATCGGGTCACGGCTTGGGGCTCGCTTTCGTCAAGACCGTGGTCGACTCGTTAGGCGGCACATTGCAGGTCGATTCAGTGCCCGGCCGCGGTACGACTTTCATGGTGTTCTTGCCCAGGATGGCCGGCGACTCGGGCGACAAATCGACCGAAGCGTCGACCGGGCACTCAAGCAACGCACCGGACAACGGGCCTCGCCTATAACCCAATTCTGTGTAACCGGTGATTATGATGCGGGACGCATTGATTGCGAAAGCAATGCACCGGGGAGTTCACAAAAATTCAAACATATTTATAGTGTGTATCCTACGATCATTCGTTGTGTCGACACCGCCGGGTCCGCAAACGTTTGCGTAATCGGCGAATGCTTCAACTGTATCCAGGTCGGACATAAGAACGTCACAATGCACGGGGGCAACATGCGCATTCTGGTTGTCGAGGACGATCCCATTCAAGCCGAGGCCGTATCGACTGCATTGAGCTCGTTGAGTCACGCGGTCACGATTGTCGATGATGGCGAGCGGGCGGTGCGGTGTTTGCGGTCCGAACCGATCGATGCCGTCGTTCTCGATTGGCATTTGC belongs to Paraburkholderia sp. SOS3 and includes:
- a CDS encoding type I polyketide synthase, with the protein product MENSKANAGRLAIIGMSFRFPGAASTAAAYWAFLNSGRSAICETPRERFDIDAYYSPDPDAPGTTYSRVAGYVDDPFRFDRKFFRTSEAEALETDPQQRWMLELTWAALESAGLVPSELRGKRVGLFMTTGEADYGRRTIWSGDPAGITTYSKLGNLRAMAPGRVAHLFGFSGPALFVDTTCSSSLVAIHLAAQSLRADDCDIAIAGGINLILGPEETIGVARLQAMSASGHCRPFDADADGYIRGEGGGVVVMKRFEDAHAHGDRIDAVLAGSAINSDGASNGLTAPNGAAQEAVIRHALARAGARPEEVAYVEAHGTGTSLGDPIELSALRNVYTQSVARQNAILVGSVKAQVGHLEGAAGMAAIIKAILILRNRYVPAQVNFSTPNPRFRWEGAQLEIPQHGRPLEGGKPMVGVSGFGITGTNVHLILATHESGADAAVASVERERVLTLSGRSPQARERLASAYRECLVDTAMPLRDICHTASVRRDHFTHRVALVGTTRQDFIDAMDDFLNASPSGKWHAGDAPKKQRLAFLFPGQGAWQPGVGAELYSGNWIFRQFADACFSELEVQTARDVLDAILGRDPAAVRHHPGQLAHFVVCYSLARTWMELGQRPDLLIGHSLGEHVAAVIGGVMTLADGLKAVEARGRLFDTQTPRGAMLAVAAGVEELSRQFEFGTNLFVAGVNGPEQTVVSGTQEAVAQVQDAMTAAGKRVSLLKTYDTPGHSPMLRSMRDAFRRALESLTLAPARIPIVSTLTGQPATAQLANVEHWLDLVEQPVRFAQALHLASDGRTTFIEVGPGAALSKLARAKASGDWQCAISSLADGPDGDEESEMTGFAHACAHLYSAGHAVAWSKMYGNAPPPAELPTYRFDEERFELPFPQRKQAAPAHYVEQLQHEIAEIGVAVGSASASADAADQGTNSEQLLATIRTIAASVASDAVSLVDDVPLVQLGMDSLAMTELRVRLHQAFGKMPPMSMLARGASLITLAGFFAASRSRCATEASETTKTETRPVEIDERALAVSLREGSGPFIALVHPIGGDVLSYQDLASAWPGDPTIVALRHPYADHDRKVGYLTIEQLASLYRSAFVRAVGRMPDLLGGWSFGGLVAHEMAAQWEAEGSNAPPLLIVDSPLYNGAFATRLKNIIKGVARDDEASDLVDRLLADPRFDSMLDSDFSLSEVRRRAHPDVFAHLARLHASSAAAVALHRPRQTRTRISYALATRGKGGASGEHVAAQLRLLTNGEITVKVFDDDHDSIVRAPSAEGLANFLDATAAGEEQLSRVAQA
- a CDS encoding SDR family NAD(P)-dependent oxidoreductase, which encodes MQKLREKVALVTGGSSGIGRTTALLIAKEGAMVAVASRREKEGQDVVDAIRKSGGEAIFVKTDVSKADDCANAVARTVDAFGKLDIAFNNAGVEVFGKPVAETDESTWDYVVGTNLKGMFLSMKYEIPEMLKAGGGSIVNMSSTYGLVASAFGGCGYHASKAGIIGLTKAAALEYAKQQIRVNAICPAFVATAMVEKFLEETGMTDQIKGFHPIGRLGTEDEMAQAVVFLSSDASSFITGTALSVDGGMAAA
- the ccrA gene encoding crotonyl-CoA carboxylase/reductase, with the translated sequence MDTELLDLVVDSITDQPELFEIGQPIPLGRVPRKMHAWTIRRENHGEPQTAFTKEIVDVPSIGANDVLILVMAAGVNYNGVWAALGQPFSVLDLHDDPYHITGSDAAGIVWAVGSNVRAWKVGDEVIAHCSQIDGDDEECNGGDPMLSPSQRIWGYETTYGSFAQFSRVQATQLMPRPKHLTWSASACYTLTLATAYRMLFGHKPHVLGPGQSVLIWGAAGGLGTMAIQLAALAGARPVAVVSDDSKAEFVKSLGAVGVINRSQFSCWGAPPAIDSTAEYAAYIDGVKKFGKAIWQALGEKRDVDMVFEHPGRNTFAASCYVVKRGGMVVFCAATSGYDLTCDARYIWMRQKRIQGSHFANLKEAAQANRLVMSGRIDPCLSEVFPWNRLPEAHAKIRNNLHLPGNMAVLVQASSSDDLDAARRA
- a CDS encoding carboxymuconolactone decarboxylase family protein, yielding MYERGMAVIRTIGDEGFDSLSAALDRLDPDFKRLLVEGGYAEIIARPKLALKHRELVTVAVLATMGNADSAFKYHASGMLNTGWSAEELLETVLHTSVYAGIPVALAGIRMVCVMLAERGIDVTHKKSPFVREVALRETNLAQWLRSQHEQFDSLPAELRQVFANVAYGTALNRPALSIKDRQLATLAITMACENRWSAVRLHLRACVRLGWTRSELTEVLIQLTGYIGWPLVLPITRIALDVFDEATGGDSYDGAVASQAAEQVEVRMAHQPADKLSAFALPQDIADLSPLIAQYLAQMGSTTSRFDSVEAARASRLSDVACLTCLARNADAEVLGAHVREALVLGASRRDVVDAILSALPHAGVLAVEYGFNVASRIFATIGVSEQAESKFS